The following proteins come from a genomic window of Misgurnus anguillicaudatus chromosome 10, ASM2758022v2, whole genome shotgun sequence:
- the LOC129448987 gene encoding uncharacterized protein C1orf232, with product MNPMWKVYKSKVMKTLNPDMEEDPVEEVSDVSEDMTTIQEDDGPSAVSQLAKRMQGAGVKGWKSVSGFFHKDDEHQLLEAENQPAADHPLAMKPEEPPRPNKRLTGFWDNFATKWHQAAPMRETEAAAASETGGDGSQELENEAGGRREDGDYQAGQESDAGEGGTSIGNSFSKYATLGENEDTPTFKWNFVTNKLAELKTKSMAKSN from the exons ATGAACCCCATGTGGAAAGTTTATAAGAGTAAAGTGATGAAGACGCTCAACCCAGACATGGAGGAAGACCCGGTGGAGGAG GTCAGTGATGTATCTGAAGATATGACAACTATCCAGGAAGACGATGGACCAAGTGCAGTGTCACAACTGGCCAAGCGA ATGCAGGGAGCAGGAGTAAAGGGCTGGAAAAGTGTTTCAGGGTTCTTCCATAAAGATGATGAGCACCAGCTACTGGAGGCTGAGAACCAACCGGCTGCAGATCA TCCGCTGGCAATGAAACCAGAGGAGCCTCCGCGACCCAACAAGCGCCTCACAGGATTTTGGGATAATTTTGCGACCAAATGGCACCAGGCAGCACCGATGAGGGAAACGGAGGCAGCGGCGGCCTCGGAGACAGGAGGTGACGGCAGTCAGGAGCTGGAGAATGAGGCCGGCGGGAGAAGAGAGGATGGGGATTATCAGGCCGGGCAGGAAAGTGATGCAGGTGAGGGTGGCACCAGCATAGGCAACAGCTTCTCCAAATATGCAACACTGGGAGAAAATGAGGACACGCCCACCTTCAAGTGGAACTTTGTCACCAACAAACTGGCTGAGCTGAAGACTAAAAGCATGGCTAAGAGCAACTAG
- the LOC141349032 gene encoding leukocyte elastase inhibitor-like isoform X2 produces MESLSAANTQFSLNVFEKISEINTSGNVFYSPLSISLALAMVSLGAKENTKDQILQVLCLKKSEPALLQMKIEDLPICVKADRPMMPNVQEIKQSDIPVCVKGDPPIMHEIKKSDIPVCVKGDPPKMHEIKKSDIPVCVKGDPPKMHEIKKSDIPVCVKSQSEPMMQQTPKPQEPVKSQCQPPKLQKPLEPQISSHLKEDQIHSSYNKLMSELNKPGVPYMLSLANRLYGEKSYQFIDKFISDTKKYYKAGLESVDFIKNSEAARVNINKWVEKTTQGKIKDLLAQGIVNDLTRLVLVNAIYFKGNWEKKFPKEATVDQQFKVNKNETKPVKMMKQTSKFLLAFIPEVNSQILELPYVGKNLSMFIILPNEIEDDTTGLQQLEKTLTYEKLMEWTKRDNMSVEKIQISLPKFKLEETYNMKNLLVKLGMADAFEKGKANFSGMSPKNDLVVSEVIHKSFVEVNEEGTEAAAATGVVMGLLSMPPQFFNADHPFLFFIRHNPTNTILFYGRFCSP; encoded by the exons ATGGAGTCTTTGTCTGCAGCAAACACACAATTCTCTCTCAATGTGTTTGAGAAGATCAGTGAGATAAACACTAGTGGAAATGTCTTCTACTCTCCTCTCAGCATCTCATTGGCTCTGGCCATGGTGTCACTTGGTgctaaagaaaacacaaaagatCAGATCTTACAG GTTTTGTGTCTTAAAAAATCTGAACCAGCTCTGCTGCAGATGAAGATAGAGGACTTACCTATCTGTGTCAAGGCTGACCGGCCAATGATGCCAAATGTGCAAGAGATTAAGCAATCCGACATACCTGTTTGTGTCAAAGGTGACCCACCAATAATGCATGAGATTAAGAAATCCGACATACCTGTTTGTGTCAAAGGTGACCCACCAAAAATGCATGAGATTAAGAAATCCGACATACCTGTTTGTGTCAAAGGTGACCCTCCAAAAATGCATGAGATTAAGAAATCCGACATACCTGTGTGTGTCAAGAGTCAATCTGAACCAATGATGCAGCAAACTCCGAAACCCCAGGAACCTGTGAAGAGTCAGTGTCAACCCCCAAAACTGCAAAAGCCCCTGGAGCCCCAGATTTCTTCTCACCTCAAG GAGGACCAAATTCATTCCAGCTACAACAAACTCATGAGCGAGTTGAACAAACCAGGAGTCCCATATATGTTGAGTCTTGCCAATCGTCTGTATGGAGAGAAATCCTATCAGTTTATTGAT AAATTCATTAGTGACACAAAAAAATACTACAAGGCTGGACTGGAGTCTGTGGACTTCATAAAAAACTCAGAAGCTGCACGCGTCAACATCAACAAATGGGTGGAGAAAACGACACAAG GGAAGATTAAAGACTTGCTGGCACAGGGGATCGTCAATGATTTGACGCGTTTGGTTTTGGTGAACGCCATCTACTTCAAGGGAAACTGGGAGAAAAAATTCCCAAAGGAAGCCACTGTTGATCAACAGTTTAAAGTGAACAAG AATGAAACTAAACCAGTGAAGATGATGAAACAGACATCAAAGTTTCTTCTGGCCTTCATCCCAGAGGTGAACAGTCAGATCCTGGAGCTGCCGTATGTCGGGAAGAATCTGAGTATGTTTATCATCCTTCCAAATGAGATTGAAGACGACACCACTGGACTTCAGCAG CTGGAGAAAACACTGACCTATGAGAAGCTCATGGAGTGGACCAAGCGTGACAACATGAGTGTAGAAAAAATTCAAATATCTCTGCCCAAATTCAAGCTGGAAGAAACTTACAACATGAAGAATCTACTGGTGAAACTGGGAATGGCGGATGCTTTTGAGAAGGGGAAGGCAAATTTTTCAGGCATGTCCCCCAAAAATGATCTGGTGGTGTCTGAGGTGATTCATAAATCATTTGTTGAAGTCAATGAAGAAGGAACAGAAGCAGCAGCGGCTACTGGCGTTGTCATGGGGTTACTAAGCATGCCTCCACAGTTCTTCAATGCTGATCATCCCTTCCTGTTTTTTATCCGACACAATCCCACCAACACCATTCTGTTTTATGGACGTTTCTGCTCTCCATGA
- the LOC141349032 gene encoding leukocyte elastase inhibitor-like isoform X1 has protein sequence MESLSAANTQFSLNVFEKISEINTSGNVFYSPLSISLALAMVSLGAKENTKDQILQVLCLKKSEPALLQMKIEDLPICVKADRPMMPNVQEIKQSDIPVCVKGDPPIMHEIKKSDIPVCVKGDPPKMHEIKKSDIPVCVKGDPPKMHEIKKSDIPVCVKSQSEPMMQQTPKPQEPVKSQCQPPKLQKPLEPQISSHLKQEDQIHSSYNKLMSELNKPGVPYMLSLANRLYGEKSYQFIDKFISDTKKYYKAGLESVDFIKNSEAARVNINKWVEKTTQGKIKDLLAQGIVNDLTRLVLVNAIYFKGNWEKKFPKEATVDQQFKVNKNETKPVKMMKQTSKFLLAFIPEVNSQILELPYVGKNLSMFIILPNEIEDDTTGLQQLEKTLTYEKLMEWTKRDNMSVEKIQISLPKFKLEETYNMKNLLVKLGMADAFEKGKANFSGMSPKNDLVVSEVIHKSFVEVNEEGTEAAAATGVVMGLLSMPPQFFNADHPFLFFIRHNPTNTILFYGRFCSP, from the exons ATGGAGTCTTTGTCTGCAGCAAACACACAATTCTCTCTCAATGTGTTTGAGAAGATCAGTGAGATAAACACTAGTGGAAATGTCTTCTACTCTCCTCTCAGCATCTCATTGGCTCTGGCCATGGTGTCACTTGGTgctaaagaaaacacaaaagatCAGATCTTACAG GTTTTGTGTCTTAAAAAATCTGAACCAGCTCTGCTGCAGATGAAGATAGAGGACTTACCTATCTGTGTCAAGGCTGACCGGCCAATGATGCCAAATGTGCAAGAGATTAAGCAATCCGACATACCTGTTTGTGTCAAAGGTGACCCACCAATAATGCATGAGATTAAGAAATCCGACATACCTGTTTGTGTCAAAGGTGACCCACCAAAAATGCATGAGATTAAGAAATCCGACATACCTGTTTGTGTCAAAGGTGACCCTCCAAAAATGCATGAGATTAAGAAATCCGACATACCTGTGTGTGTCAAGAGTCAATCTGAACCAATGATGCAGCAAACTCCGAAACCCCAGGAACCTGTGAAGAGTCAGTGTCAACCCCCAAAACTGCAAAAGCCCCTGGAGCCCCAGATTTCTTCTCACCTCAAG CAGGAGGACCAAATTCATTCCAGCTACAACAAACTCATGAGCGAGTTGAACAAACCAGGAGTCCCATATATGTTGAGTCTTGCCAATCGTCTGTATGGAGAGAAATCCTATCAGTTTATTGAT AAATTCATTAGTGACACAAAAAAATACTACAAGGCTGGACTGGAGTCTGTGGACTTCATAAAAAACTCAGAAGCTGCACGCGTCAACATCAACAAATGGGTGGAGAAAACGACACAAG GGAAGATTAAAGACTTGCTGGCACAGGGGATCGTCAATGATTTGACGCGTTTGGTTTTGGTGAACGCCATCTACTTCAAGGGAAACTGGGAGAAAAAATTCCCAAAGGAAGCCACTGTTGATCAACAGTTTAAAGTGAACAAG AATGAAACTAAACCAGTGAAGATGATGAAACAGACATCAAAGTTTCTTCTGGCCTTCATCCCAGAGGTGAACAGTCAGATCCTGGAGCTGCCGTATGTCGGGAAGAATCTGAGTATGTTTATCATCCTTCCAAATGAGATTGAAGACGACACCACTGGACTTCAGCAG CTGGAGAAAACACTGACCTATGAGAAGCTCATGGAGTGGACCAAGCGTGACAACATGAGTGTAGAAAAAATTCAAATATCTCTGCCCAAATTCAAGCTGGAAGAAACTTACAACATGAAGAATCTACTGGTGAAACTGGGAATGGCGGATGCTTTTGAGAAGGGGAAGGCAAATTTTTCAGGCATGTCCCCCAAAAATGATCTGGTGGTGTCTGAGGTGATTCATAAATCATTTGTTGAAGTCAATGAAGAAGGAACAGAAGCAGCAGCGGCTACTGGCGTTGTCATGGGGTTACTAAGCATGCCTCCACAGTTCTTCAATGCTGATCATCCCTTCCTGTTTTTTATCCGACACAATCCCACCAACACCATTCTGTTTTATGGACGTTTCTGCTCTCCATGA
- the LOC141349032 gene encoding leukocyte elastase inhibitor-like isoform X3 — protein sequence MVSLGAKGNTKDQTLQVLCLNKSGPDKTADQQEDQIHSSYNKLMSELNKPGVPYMLSLANRLYGEKSYQFIDKFISDTKKYYKAGLESVDFIKNSEAARVNINKWVEKTTQGKIKDLLAQGIVNDLTRLVLVNAIYFKGNWEKKFPKEATVDQQFKVNKNETKPVKMMKQTSKFLLAFIPEVNSQILELPYVGKNLSMFIILPNEIEDDTTGLQQLEKTLTYEKLMEWTKRDNMSVEKIQISLPKFKLEETYNMKNLLVKLGMADAFEKGKANFSGMSPKNDLVVSEVIHKSFVEVNEEGTEAAAATGVVMGLLSMPPQFFNADHPFLFFIRHNPTNTILFYGRFCSP from the exons ATGGTGTCACTTGGTGCTAAAGGAAACACAAAAGATCAGACCTTACAG GTTCTGTGTCTTAACAAATCTGGACCAGATAAGACAGCTGATCAG CAGGAGGACCAAATTCATTCCAGCTACAACAAACTCATGAGCGAGTTGAACAAACCAGGAGTCCCATATATGTTGAGTCTTGCCAATCGTCTGTATGGAGAGAAATCCTATCAGTTTATTGAT AAATTCATTAGTGACACAAAAAAATACTACAAGGCTGGACTGGAGTCTGTGGACTTCATAAAAAACTCAGAAGCTGCACGCGTCAACATCAACAAATGGGTGGAGAAAACGACACAAG GGAAGATTAAAGACTTGCTGGCACAGGGGATCGTCAATGATTTGACGCGTTTGGTTTTGGTGAACGCCATCTACTTCAAGGGAAACTGGGAGAAAAAATTCCCAAAGGAAGCCACTGTTGATCAACAGTTTAAAGTGAACAAG AATGAAACTAAACCAGTGAAGATGATGAAACAGACATCAAAGTTTCTTCTGGCCTTCATCCCAGAGGTGAACAGTCAGATCCTGGAGCTGCCGTATGTCGGGAAGAATCTGAGTATGTTTATCATCCTTCCAAATGAGATTGAAGACGACACCACTGGACTTCAGCAG CTGGAGAAAACACTGACCTATGAGAAGCTCATGGAGTGGACCAAGCGTGACAACATGAGTGTAGAAAAAATTCAAATATCTCTGCCCAAATTCAAGCTGGAAGAAACTTACAACATGAAGAATCTACTGGTGAAACTGGGAATGGCGGATGCTTTTGAGAAGGGGAAGGCAAATTTTTCAGGCATGTCCCCCAAAAATGATCTGGTGGTGTCTGAGGTGATTCATAAATCATTTGTTGAAGTCAATGAAGAAGGAACAGAAGCAGCAGCGGCTACTGGCGTTGTCATGGGGTTACTAAGCATGCCTCCACAGTTCTTCAATGCTGATCATCCCTTCCTGTTTTTTATCCGACACAATCCCACCAACACCATTCTGTTTTATGGACGTTTCTGCTCTCCATGA